The following nucleotide sequence is from Gammaproteobacteria bacterium.
CTGGTTTTGGGGCACACAGATAGCCGAGGTCGCCGCCTGTACAACAAGCGCCTTGGTCAGAAACGTGCTGAAGCCATAAAACGCCAACTGATACAGGCCGGCCTGCCAAAGCAACGCATTGTGGTGCGTTCCTACGGAGAAAGGGCGCCGGTCGCTTCAAATGCGCATCCACTTGGGCGTGCCAAGAACCGGCGTGTTGTGGTTCGCCTATACAAAGATGACACCTGAACTGAACAAAAATTTCCACATGTCAGTTTTGCAAATTAGCCGCGATTTTTCTACTTTTCGATGAGAGAGGCACGCAATGATAAGGCAGGGGCCCAATGTTCAATGGACGCAACCTATGGCGATTGTCGCTGACACTTTGGGGAATTGGTGGCAGCCTGCTGTTGATGCGTTTGCCGATTGACTGGCCACTCGCTAGTGTATGGGCGCTGTTCGGCGCTATGATGTGGTGGTATCGGCGTGCCATTACCAAGGCCATCAGGGCCGCTGCCCAGACGCTGGACATTCATGGTATTTCGGATGAGCCGCTGGAAGCCATTGATGCACTGGCTTCGGCGGCGCGTTTGCATATGCAAAAAGCTCAGCAGTCAACAGCGCATTTGGCCACTCATCTCCAAAGCGATGTCTATGTCGATGCTCAAACCCACCTCGGCAATCGAAACTTTTTTGATGCGCGTATAGAAGTGTTGCTTCAGCCAGAACTGAACACCGGTGCTGGGCTTGTCATCTTTTTGTTATTGCAAATGGACAACTGGCCAGACGAGGCGAGAAACGATGTGATCGAACAAGCTGGGGTGCTCATCCTCAATGTCTTGCGGGATCGGCCAGACGCCATAGTTGCTCGTCGCCACGCCAATGAATTTGCTGTCGCATTGCATCCTGTGAAAGATTCCGATGTTGGCGCCTTGTGTAACCGGTTATGTCGGGCTTTAAAAAATTTGATATTGCCAGCGAACGTCGATGCGCATGTTGATCAGCTTTATTTTCTTGGGGCAACAGTATTTTCTCCGGATGTCAGCCGTTATGAACTGTATTCAACGGCGGACTTAGCGCTGAGAACCGCACAATTACGGGGCAATAGCGGGTGGGTTCGACTGGACGTGGATCGTCACCTGTCCATACGCGGCATGGTCGCATGGCGGACGCTTTTTGACCACGTATTGACGAAACGTCACTTTGGATTAATTCGTCAAC
It contains:
- a CDS encoding OmpA family protein; the protein is MVLGHTDSRGRRLYNKRLGQKRAEAIKRQLIQAGLPKQRIVVRSYGERAPVASNAHPLGRAKNRRVVVRLYKDDT
- a CDS encoding EAL domain-containing protein; the encoded protein is MFNGRNLWRLSLTLWGIGGSLLLMRLPIDWPLASVWALFGAMMWWYRRAITKAIRAAAQTLDIHGISDEPLEAIDALASAARLHMQKAQQSTAHLATHLQSDVYVDAQTHLGNRNFFDARIEVLLQPELNTGAGLVIFLLLQMDNWPDEARNDVIEQAGVLILNVLRDRPDAIVARRHANEFAVALHPVKDSDVGALCNRLCRALKNLILPANVDAHVDQLYFLGATVFSPDVSRYELYSTADLALRTAQLRGNSGWVRLDVDRHLSIRGMVAWRTLFDHVLTKRHFGLIRQPVLKMADNKVWAQELFAVLWTQEGAPVSASEFVPMALASGYLTDIDRMLIDDVVKILMYDDHAPYRVIVNIHPASLAKENFSSWLIERLAGHPALRDRLVVEISYASLPTYAEKLEPVIAELRRYGTTVGFDHVGETLLDVTSLMEWAVDYIKVHQTAVHEVCDKHHSEQAVAWLSALAQLCRDKDIALYAEGIEHREQWVRLKDLGFTAGQGFLLGKPTRLQRLAGERVLAEGDTSR